CCTCCCGCCGTCCTTCTGCGGCTTGGGGCCCCGTGCAATGGTCGAGCCGCCGGTAGTTAGCTCCGGGCTTTTCCTGGCGCTCAAGAACTAGCGGGCGCTCCTGGATTGCTTCTGGGGAAAAGCGCCTAGTGCGGCCGCAGCCGAGCTCAAAGCGGCTCTGGCCGCAGGGTGCGGACGCGTCGCGGAGTCCTCACTACCCCGCCTCGCTCTGGCAGAGTGGGGAGCCAGCCGGCAAAGAATTCCGTTTTCAGCTGGGCCAAGGGGCcggcctctccccacccccttaGGCTCCGCCCCCTGTCCGCTGTGCTCGCCGGGAGGCCAGGCCCCGGCCGACGCGTCACGAGGGAGGGGAAGCCTGCCCAAAGGTGCTGAGACGCATGCGCCAGAGACTGGGCCAGGGAGCCACCAGGAATGCCGGCTGGACTGCTCGCTGGATGTCTGGTAAAGCCAAGGCTAATATTTTGGGAATGTTGACCCACTACCCTCAGCTCCTAATCCCCAGTAGGCGGAGCAGAGGATTTCTGTTCCTTCAGCCTTATGCCAGTTGGTTTCACTGTGGAGACGTTAGTGGCTCCCTTGTGGCCGAGAGAAAGGCATTGAAAATAACTCTGTCTTTCTTAAGATGTCTGAGAGCGACAGCTCTGCACCTGTCATACAAGTTGAATTCATCCCTAGGCAGTACTTGAACTTCACAAGTTTCATATCTTGTGTCAACCTTAGCGGTTTTCTCTTGGATGTGTCTTTCTATTTGAATTTGTCAaccataaaaatagagaaaaatcccGAGAATCATGTTTTGCATGTGCTTTTTAATTCTTTCCATGTTTGCATTATGGATACAAcccttaaaagagagagagagagagagagagaaaactagtTCGAGATTGAGAGTGGCAACCTAGcacacaagacaaaaaaaaattgtgctttaAGAATCTGAGATCCCAGTTTCATCATATTTGCACAGTAAATCTTTGCACTCTTACCTATTTAAACCCACTTtgtcaagtattttatttttatttatcatgagTAATAAAGGAAATTTATGCAGTAATAATGAAACATCAGAGAGGGGTGTGGTGCTGGGCTTGTCATTAAACAGGCTGAACCTGTCATTAAATTCTCTTCTGAAGATTTAAATGCcaagtgcttttattttctttctaatcttcctGGGTGAGTTTGAATCaacatttattactttaaatatttaaaacatttcagcgGATGCTACATTGGATAGGAAGAGAACCACAAGTTACGGATTTGTTGCCTAAAAACTTTGGTGAGGAACTACATAAGTGGACCTCTCCTAAAAGTGAACAATTTTTATTTACAGAATCATTTTGGTTCGGAGTGCTGAGGAAGAAAAAGTCTTAACAGGAGGGCAATTGCTTGCTTATTGCAAAATGAGAGTCTTcacatgtggttttttttttttttggaaaccttAGCTCTGACTCCTCATTACCCCAAATTcctgtagaattttaaaaagctctttattttaaagacaatggGGCCCATGGAAGTGGTGGTTAGGGCTGAAAATCTACTGACAGAGCCTCAACAGAGCTGAAATCCACCTGGACAGCGAAGGGAACCGGGTAGCATTAGTAacaacttctttctctttcccatccAACCACCATTTCCTAGTCTTCGGGTTCTTAATTTCTTTACCTTTTACTGTTACGCTTTTGCTTTGACCTTTGAGTTTCTCTGAAACCTATCAAAAAAGTTAGGACAAGATAGTCTGAGCCAATTCCTGAGCCATTTTCTTAGGTAGTAAATgtctctgaaaaatgaaaactgtttGGAGTTGATAAGGAAAGGGAAGATGATGTTTTTCTTTGAGGGGGACATAAAGAATGGTGATAGGGAAAGAATCAATGAGTAAGTAGAATGACTGAGAATATTCCACGAAGCAGACGTGTGAGCTTTGCGAAGCAAGTTGACTGAATGCAAAACAACCTTGGGTAGGGAGAATGTTGCCGGGGGCATTCGCGCTTACTAGCACCACGGACAGCGCTTTGCTTATACTCATGCCTGGGTGGTCCTGACCAGCTCCAGACAGAATTCTAAAGCTTCACACTTGATCTTCCAAAGCCCCTTTTCTCCCATCAAGTAGAAAGAACATTATGGGAGCTCAATGGATTTCTTTGAAAAACCAACCTGCTCAACCTGGTTTTCAAATATGATTGGATTTTATCTAATATTCTCTGTATAAAGAATATTATATAGTCTATAtttagaagaagagaagagaaatcaaACTTATTGTGTACTCTGTACCAAGTGCTTTACAACTGTTGTTTCATTTAACACTCATAGAACTCCTCTGTGGCATGTGTCCATATTTCAATTTTACAGACAACCCTAAAGGATCAGAGAAGTTGAGTGACTTGTATACTAGCTAATCATGGTTGGAGGTGGGTATAACTTGTGCGACTTCAGAGTCTTTTATCCTTTATACTACATAGTGTGTTTTTAGCAGCTGTCATGGTAGGCTTAACTGGAAAAATGTAATAAACTggcttataattatttttcagtctACACTGTGTTTTCCAGATGGCTCACTTCACAGCACACCCTTAACAGACTTCAAAGATGACATTTCACATGTAATACAATAGCACATTTGTcttggacaatagagtgagattaTGAAACATTctacctctcttcctctctttgaaACCCAGCTGTCTCTAGGGTGAAACACAATCTGTTGTTAATgctttaaacacatttaaaaggtGAAGTGAATGGGAACATAGTGGGCAGCTGAAACTTGGAATTGTCAGAGTCATGTCTTTTAATAAGGTGCATAATTTataatgagaagaaagagaaagttaaTGGCAAATTGGCATGGAATTTTGGAGGTCAGTGGAAGGGAATGATTAGTATCCATTCCAATGTTGCACATAACTCAGATCActagtaataatatttttatattctagttGGTGAAATTGTCTGTATATGACCTTGCTATAAAAGTATGAATAGATCCGCCATCCTCTTTTTCCTCAACAAGGTGGCTGAGCTGCAGACGCAGATATGCAGCTCTTTGTGGAGACCCTCACGGGCAAGACCATCATCCTTGAGGTCGAGCCCAGTTACACCACTGAGAATTTCAAAGCCAAAATTCAAGACAAAGAGGGTATCCCACCTGACCAGCAGCGTCTGATATTTGCTGGCAAACAGCTGGAGGATGGCTGCACTCTCTCAGACTACAACATCCAAAAACAGTCCACCGTGCACCTGGTTCTGCACCTGCAAGGTGGCATTACTGAGTCTTCCCTCTGCCAGCTCACCTAGAAATACAGCTGCAACAAGATGATCTGCCACAAGTGCTATGCTCGCCTGCACCCCTGTGCTGTCAACTGCCGCAAGAAGTGTGGCCACACTAACAGCCTGTGCCCCAAGAAGGTCAAATAAAGCTCTTCCTTCCTCGGAGGGCAGCCTCCTGCCCAGGCCCCATGGCCCTGGAGCCTTAATAAAGTGTCCCTTTCAttgactagaaaaaaaatgtatgaatagAACTAGTTGACTGGCCAAGAGAAACAGCAACCTAACCTTGCCCTCATTTATGCACACTTTTGCATATGGTTAGGTCTAAGATAGTGTTTAtaagtgagaagagaagaaaattcatAGTCTCTTTTGGggctttttcaaattttttatgaCACACCTTCCCATCAGGAGGtttgattttctccattttatgagTTGGAATTTATTGCCCCATGATCCACAGTATATCCACTTCTGTATTCCCATGTGTTTTTCAAGATTAATTAAATGGTGGACTTGTTCTTTATTTTAgcatctgtattagtttgctagggctgccataacaaaataccacagactgagtagcttaaacaacaaatatttattttctcagagttttaacttctcctgaggcctctcttcttgacttgcagatggccatcCTGCTACTGCCTCTTCACATAGTCATCCCTCTGTGCACACATGCCCCTGGATCTCttctgtgtgtccaaatttcctcctcttttgaggacaccagtcagattggattagggcccaccccagTGGCCTTATTTAACTTAGTCACTTTAAGggctctatttccaaatacagtcaaatTGTGAGGTATTGgagttaggactttaacataagaattttgaGGTGACAGAATTTACCCATAACAACAGCATCttaatttttacacattttacttttcatttcttttaaaactgttattaataatttattcatttgaataAGGATTAAAATAAGGCTAGGACATTGAAATTGGTTGAAATAGCTACCAGTCTCTtgtatctctctgtctctttttcttaataaGGGACAGATTTTACcttgtcgaccaggctggagtgcagtaatgtgagCAAGGGTCACTGCtgcctcgaactgctgggcttaagggatcctcctgcctcagcctccagagtatctgggactacaggtgttggccaccgtgactggctaatatttttacttttttgtagagatgaagtcttgccttctggcccaggctggtctcgaactcctgggctcacacagttctttcacctcagcctcccaaagtggtggattacaagcgtgaaccactgcagctggcctctTGTTTCCTTTAATCTACagtttccctcttttttcctttttttttctttcaatttatctATTGCGGAAATCAGCTTTATCTGTAGTTTTCTAAAGCTTGTATTTTACTAAATGCTTCTTTATAATGacacttaacatttttctttgtcatttgtatttatcatattttattatttaggcCTAGAGTCTGTATGTGATTCAGGTTTGCTATTTGGGCA
Above is a window of Papio anubis isolate 15944 chromosome 13, Panubis1.0, whole genome shotgun sequence DNA encoding:
- the LOC101013172 gene encoding uncharacterized protein LOC101013172, translated to MVEPPRALLDCFWGKAPSAAAAELKAALAAGCGRVAESSLPRLALAEWGASRQRIPFSAGPRGRPLPTPLGSAPCPLCSPGGQAPADASRGRGSLPKGAETHAPETGPGSHQECRLDCSLDVCHLSFSLVLNPCQRGSVVLWRKEETSWIWTRCDFFCQGTHRITARATFQMTSFYQFLSSQCKRMQDDYGATNFLRSWVIKALWTKTQIPSFYTGIHH